Proteins from a genomic interval of Acinonyx jubatus isolate Ajub_Pintada_27869175 chromosome B4, VMU_Ajub_asm_v1.0, whole genome shotgun sequence:
- the ORMDL2 gene encoding ORM1-like protein 2 isoform X2 → MNVGVAHSEVNPNTRVMNSRGIWLAYIILVGLLHVVLLSIPFFSIPVVWTLTNVIHNLAMYVFLHTVKGTPFETPDQGKARLLTHWEQMDYGLQFTSSRKFLSISPIVLYLLASFYTKYDAAHFLINTASLLSVLLPKLPQFHGVRLFGINKY, encoded by the exons ATGAATGTAGGGGTGGCACACAGTGAAGTGAACCCCAACACTCGAGTGATGAATAGCcggggcatctggctggcctACATCATCTTGGTAGGACTGCTGCATGTGGTTCTACTCAGCATCCCCTTCTTCAGCATTCCTGTTGTCTGGACCCTGACCAACGTCATCCATAACTTG GCTATGTATGTCTTCTTACATACTGTGAAAGGGACACCCTTTGAGACCCCTGACCAAGGAAAGGCTCGGCTACTGACACACTGGGAACAGATGGACTACGGGCTCCAATTTACCTCTTCCCGCAAATTCCTCAGCATCTCTCCTATTGTACT CTACCTCCTCGCCAGCTTCTACACCAAGTATGATGCTGCTCACTTCCTCATCAATACAGCCTCATTGCTCAGTGTACTGCTGCCTAAGTTACCCCAATTCCATGGGGTTCGTCTCTTTGGCATCAACAAATACTGA
- the ORMDL2 gene encoding ORM1-like protein 2 isoform X1 yields MGGGSADSVPPIERAQMGEGGCFLETAGVEASAAPRAPRASEASRMNVGVAHSEVNPNTRVMNSRGIWLAYIILVGLLHVVLLSIPFFSIPVVWTLTNVIHNLAMYVFLHTVKGTPFETPDQGKARLLTHWEQMDYGLQFTSSRKFLSISPIVLYLLASFYTKYDAAHFLINTASLLSVLLPKLPQFHGVRLFGINKY; encoded by the exons ATGGGTGGTGGCAGCGCTGATTCTGTTCCACCAATAGAAAGAGCGCAGATGGGCGAGGGCGGCTGCTTCCTGGAGACCGCAGGTGTGGAAGCGAGCGCCGCTCCTCGAGCCCCACGGGCTTCTGAAGCCAGCAG GATGAATGTAGGGGTGGCACACAGTGAAGTGAACCCCAACACTCGAGTGATGAATAGCcggggcatctggctggcctACATCATCTTGGTAGGACTGCTGCATGTGGTTCTACTCAGCATCCCCTTCTTCAGCATTCCTGTTGTCTGGACCCTGACCAACGTCATCCATAACTTG GCTATGTATGTCTTCTTACATACTGTGAAAGGGACACCCTTTGAGACCCCTGACCAAGGAAAGGCTCGGCTACTGACACACTGGGAACAGATGGACTACGGGCTCCAATTTACCTCTTCCCGCAAATTCCTCAGCATCTCTCCTATTGTACT CTACCTCCTCGCCAGCTTCTACACCAAGTATGATGCTGCTCACTTCCTCATCAATACAGCCTCATTGCTCAGTGTACTGCTGCCTAAGTTACCCCAATTCCATGGGGTTCGTCTCTTTGGCATCAACAAATACTGA